The Delphinus delphis chromosome 11, mDelDel1.2, whole genome shotgun sequence DNA segment AGCCTCCGACTTGAAGCTCTGGCTGCACAAGTGACAGTGGAAGAGGGCGTCTTCCAGGCTTTGGTGCACAGCCATGTGCTTCTCCAGGAGAGGCCAGTCCACAAAGCTGTTCGCACAGACAGAGCAGGAGAAGACTGAGATACCGAGATGGGAGAGTGTGTGCCACATGAGGCTGCAGAGGTTAAGGTGGCGCTGGTCACAGACGCTGCAGGCCTGGCCTTTCAGGTTCAGATGGTCAAGGATGTGGCCCCGGACCACGTGGAAATCTTTGGCCAATGCCTTCCCGCAGGCAGCACACTGCAGCTCTGCGGAGGCTGCCCCTGAAAAGAGACCCAGCTTCCCAGGCAGGGGGTCGTTGGGGTGGACGATGATGTTGTTCTCAAATATTCCATCCCGTCGGTGGAGGGTCAGCTGCCACTGGGTAAAGAACTTAGTTTCACACATGTCgcaggagaagaggaaaatacCAATGTGGGACAGAACATGGGTCACCCGGGAGTTTCGGTCCTGGAAGTGGGTCTCACAGACCTTGCAGTTGCCGGTCAGCAGGTCCACATGGTCCCGAGCATGCTGTCGGATCAGTTGAATGTTGGGCTCTAGAACTTTCTTGCATACCTGGCAGGGCATGGCCTTATTCTCTCGGCTGTCACTCTCTCCAAAAGTCAGCTCGTCTTCACTGTCATCACTCAACTCAATCACCTCCTCGGCTGTGCCTATCTCCTCGGTGGGGTCTTCAAACTGCAAGTCTTCATCCCCCAGGTCCTCCAGCTGGAGCTCATCCATCTGCCCAAAGCTCGGGTCTTTGGAGTGGTCGCTATTGCTCAGACAGGAGTTGGTCCCAGTGGTGATGTCTATGGCATTGTCAGGGGTGAAGAAACTGTTTTTACTGAAGTCTCCATTGCTCTGGACTTTGTATGGCTGGCAGGACCTTGTGCTGGTTTGGACGCCCATGCCGACAGCGCCTAGGACTGGCTGGGTCACCACATTGGGAACGGACGTGAACGGAGCAGGGGCATCGTGGTCTTCTGTCTTTGGCGGCAGTGGCTGCTGCGGCAGAGGCAGGCTATGGTTAGTGTCACTGGTAacgtttctctcttcctctttatagtttcctcCAGCATCACTAGGCAACGCATAGTTTCGATCAGGACCAAagtgctcccccccacccctgagTTCTCCAAGGGGATGGGCTGGTTCTGCTGAGCTACAACTCAGGGTACTGGAGTGGCTCTCACTGGTGCTGGTCAGGGGCTTGGCCACAGCAGTGCTCTCCAGGTCAGGAAAGGTGGAGTGACAGGCCCGGAGGAGATCCTCCATACCCAGTCGCTCAGCTACCTCGTAAATGACCCCAACGTTGATCAGGTCCGTGAAGAGCTCTGACGTGTAGACAAAGCTCAGAATCTTCTCAAAGTTGGCGGGGGTGATGAAGTCTACCACATAGGTCCTGGCAGCATCAAGCCCAGTGTTCAGGAAGAGGTTCTGGAAGTAGCCAGCTGCGCAGGCCAGCACGGCTTTGTGGGCTGGGAAGGAGCGGCTCCCCACTACGATGGTGACATCACACATGGTCTCGGAGAGCCGGCACTTGTTGAGTTCCTTCAGCAGGTTGTTGGGGTGGTTGGTGCTTTGCAGTTTGATCCTCATGCCCATCTTAGCAGCTCCTATGACGTTGCCTCCCTATCAGCACGGTTAATCTGTGGACAGCAAAAGGAAAAGGTGGATGGCCAAACACGCCCCTGCCGGTGAGGAGTTCTGCAGGACGAAATACCACCAGTCTGCACGTTCCCAAGCCCTGGGCGGAGAGCAAGAGTGAATGGACAGACACCTGCTCCATTCTGCTCGGGGCAAGGACAGCAAAAGTGACAGGGCAGTGACCTCTCTCCCTGCATACTCCCAAAGACAAGAGTTGTCACAACAAAATCcaaaactattgaaaaaaatctgatggGTTGGTCTTTAAGAGTAAGAGAAGCTGTAGGCCTGGGTGGACAGAAGCTAGTGCCTTAAAGCCAAGCCAGAAGCATCCTCTCGACACAATCTTATACTTCATTACCAGAGCAACTGGTTCtaatttttctcatattaaaTGCCCAATTTCTTCCTGAATCCAGGCTTTCCTATCTCACTGAGTATATTCTCTTCGCTTATGATGCCAAATGCCATATACATACTTGAACACAATTATCAAGCTCCATTAGCTGTTGGGGACAAGATAAGGATGCTCTACCCTTTAGTTTCCTATCATTGCTGTGATCGTTCAGGCCGTAAAAAAATCTCTTGCTTATTCTTGAGTTCCCATCTCTCCCTACCTATGCTACCTGCCTCCCCTCTTGTCTCTCCATAGCCCAGAGCCATTCAGATACTGCTCTATCACATTCTCTGTATGCTGTGGATGAAGTTAAAACACTCAGACACCAGAGAAGTAAAGCAAAGCAGAACACCACTGTGGCATTTAATATTACCTAAATATGCTTCAATTTTTCTTCCCACCCTTTTCAGGATTTATGCTTATGTTGACCAGAAGTAAGAGATATATACCTGATGCCATAAGAAGGCATCTAATTACATAGGTAACTCCTAAAGGCTTGCTCAGTAccactttttcccctttttgagGCCTGCCCGCCAGAAAGAAGACAAACTAGTTGCCTTCTCTCTCGGCCTCACGACTTGCCCTGGGCAACACAGACCCACATTCGACTAACTCCCAACTTTTTCTGGGGCCCAGGAAGCTTCTGAGCATTGCTGGGTACCAGCCAAGCATCTCCCGGGCCCTGGTGGCCACACATCAGCGGTCAGTAGGTCCGGACACCGGGAAGCCCAAGCGGGCAGTGGGAGGGGACGGATTCGGAACTTCGGAGAAGGCACCCCAACAATCCCGCGGCGCCGCCGTCTCCCCTCTGGAGGGTCGAATCCGAGAGGAAGGGCGTT contains these protein-coding regions:
- the ZBTB39 gene encoding zinc finger and BTB domain-containing protein 39; amino-acid sequence: MGMRIKLQSTNHPNNLLKELNKCRLSETMCDVTIVVGSRSFPAHKAVLACAAGYFQNLFLNTGLDAARTYVVDFITPANFEKILSFVYTSELFTDLINVGVIYEVAERLGMEDLLRACHSTFPDLESTAVAKPLTSTSESHSSTLSCSSAEPAHPLGELRGGGEHFGPDRNYALPSDAGGNYKEEERNVTSDTNHSLPLPQQPLPPKTEDHDAPAPFTSVPNVVTQPVLGAVGMGVQTSTRSCQPYKVQSNGDFSKNSFFTPDNAIDITTGTNSCLSNSDHSKDPSFGQMDELQLEDLGDEDLQFEDPTEEIGTAEEVIELSDDSEDELTFGESDSRENKAMPCQVCKKVLEPNIQLIRQHARDHVDLLTGNCKVCETHFQDRNSRVTHVLSHIGIFLFSCDMCETKFFTQWQLTLHRRDGIFENNIIVHPNDPLPGKLGLFSGAASAELQCAACGKALAKDFHVVRGHILDHLNLKGQACSVCDQRHLNLCSLMWHTLSHLGISVFSCSVCANSFVDWPLLEKHMAVHQSLEDALFHCHLCSQSFKSEAAYRYHVSQHKCNSGLDARPGLGLQHPALQKRKLPAEEFLNEELVLQGQPGNSKYSCKVCGKRFAHTSEFNYHRRIHTGEKPYQCKVCHKFFRGRSTIKCHLKTHSGALMYRCTVCGHYSSTLNLMSKHVGVHKGSLPPDFTIEQTFMYIIHSKEAEKNLDS